In one window of Henckelia pumila isolate YLH828 chromosome 1, ASM3356847v2, whole genome shotgun sequence DNA:
- the LOC140874755 gene encoding BIIDXI-like protein At5g11420: MRGVWGVMMLNLALKMLEGQLENGNFEEAPKSSDLNATVVLKSNAIPHWQTSGFVEYIKVGQKQGLSSAKEIHISFWDEGFG; encoded by the exons ATGCGAGGAGTTTGGGGTGTGATGATGTTGAATTTAGCCCTGAAGATGCTGGAAG GGCAACTAGAAAACGGCAACTTCGAGGAGGCTCCCAAGTCCTCAGACCTTAATGCAACTGTTGTTCTTAAATCCAATGCTATTCCACATTGGCAGACTTCAGGATTTGTGGAGTACATAAAAGTCGGGCAAAAACAAG GGTTATCTAGTGCCAAAGAAATCCACATTTCCTTCTGGGATGAAGGCTTTGGCTGA